The window GCCGACGAGCTCGGTGCCGCGGCCCTTGAAGCTGCGGACGGGGTTCGCGGTTTCGAGCTTGACGCTCACCCGGCAGCCGAGCGCGCGTTCGAGGGGTTCGCAGCGGTAGAGCGGGCTGTCGAGGAAGACCGGGTCGATCACCCGGCGCGCGGCCCGGATCCGGCCGAGGTCGAGACGCGTGTCCGCCACGGCTTCGGAGCATAGCGACGATCAGCGGCGCGCGAGCCGGTTCGCGGGTCCGGACCGTCGCCCGCACGCCGCCGAAACGACCACCTCAGCGCGCAAGCACCCGTTCGCACCGCCCACCCACACGTCACCGAAACAACCACGTCAGCGCGCGAGCGCCGGTTCGCGGGTCCGGACCGCCCAGCGGGTCAGCCGCGGGAGGGGCGCGACGGCGACCAGGAACAGCCCCGCCACCAGCACCCACCCCAGCGCGCCGAGGCCGCCGATCGCGAGCGTGAACACTCCCGGTCCGACCATCTGCACCGTCGCCGTGGCCGCCTCGCTCGCCCCCTGGTACGCGCCCTTCGCCTCTTCGCGCATGAGCCGCATCGACAACCCCCAGTTCGCGGCCACGTAGCTCAGCTCCCCCACGACGTGCAGCACCGCGGCGAGCACCACCACCGTCACCGCGCCCGCTCCCGCGCCGCCGGACGTCGTTGCGAGCAGCAGGCAGCTCGCCGCTAGCACCACTCCGGACACCACCGCGGTCCGGGCCGCCCGGGCCGCCGTGCGGCCGAACCGCGCGAACGGCACCTGGAACACCGCGATGCCCACCGAGCTGAGCACGACCACGATCCCGCCCAGCCCCAGCGGCAGCCGCGTCGAGCCGGACAGCCACAGCGGCAGCCCCGCCGACAACATCGCCCAGCACAGGGAAAGCACCGCGGTCACCCCGGCGACGCACAGGTACGGCCGGTCGCGCAGCACCACCCGGGCACCCGAGCGCCGCGACGGGACCGCGGCCGGCGCGGGCACCAGCAGCGTCGCGCCGGCCAGGACCAGGAAGCTCGCCGCGTTGCCCGCGACGGCCAGCGTGTACGCACACGGCGCGTCGGCCGTCAGCACGAGCGCCCCGAGCCCGGCGCCCACGGCGTACCCGACGTGCTGCGCGACCCGCTGCTGCGCCAGCACGCGCATCCGGCGCACGGGGTCGGCGACCAGGCCGGTGATCAGCGCCGTCCGGACCGCCGTCCCGCCGGTGGCCAGCGCCGTGAACACCACCGTCACGGCCAGGAACGACCAGGTGCCGCGCACCGTCAGGTACGCGGCCATCGCGGCGGCGCGCACCAGCGTCGCGGCGACGAGCACCGTCCGGGCGCCGGCGCGGTCGGCGAACGCGCCCAGCGGCACCGCGGCGACCATGCCTGCCGCGCTGGCCACCGCCATCCCCGCGCCCACCGTCACCGGGGACAGCCCGAGGATCCGGGTGAAGTACAGCGCCCAGATCGTGAACCACAGGCCGTCGCCGAGCGCGGAGACCCCGCGCCCCCAAAGAAGGCTTCTCATTCAGTCACCCTTCACGAGAGCCTGAATGGTAGGCACAGCAGTCACCGTTCAGCAACTCATGAAGAGTGCTAGGATCGCGCGGTGAGCGGAATGGTCGAACCCGGGAACGCCGTCCAGCGCGCGATCGTCGGGCTGACACGGGAGCTGTCCGATCCCGTGCGGCTCACGGCGCTGCAGCTGCTGGCCGCCGAGGGCCCGCACACCATGGTGCAGCTGGCCGACGCGCTCGGCGTCACCGCGCCGCGGCTGGGCAACCACCTGGCGCGGCTGCGGGCGGCCGGGCTGGTGACGGTCGAGCACACCGGGCGGCACGCGCTCTACCGCGTCGGCCGTGACGACCTCCTGCCCGTCCTCACCGCACTGGCCCGCCACGGCGGCAACGACTCCGTCGCGCCACCGCGCTCGCCGGAGTCCACTGTGGACATCGCGCACACGTGCTACGACCACGCCGCCGGCCGGCTCGGCGTGGCGGTGTTCGCCATGCTCGTCGAACGCGGCGCGCTGCGGCCGCCGGACGGCTCGGCGGCCGACCTGACCCTGGGCGGCGACGTCTCGGCGTTCCACGACTTCGGCGTCGACCCGGCCGCCGTCGACCCCGGCCGCCGCCGGCTCGCGACGGCCTGCCTCGACCGGACCAACCGCCTCCCCCACCTCGGCGGCGTCCTCGGCCACGAGGTGCTGGCGGCCCTGCTCGGGGACGGCCTCGTCCGGCGCGGCGACGGGGACCGCGAACTCGCCCTCACCCCGAAGGGCAGACGGCGGCTCGGTGCGCTGGGGCTCCATCCGGGGAGCCCGGCCGGCTGAGCTTCGCCGGGCCGTATCCAGGCGGCCGCGCACCGCCTCCTACAGTCCTCGGGGCGGCAACCGCGGCCGAGGAGGGGGAACGGGATGAGCGAGCCGAAGGTCACCCGGCGGCACCTGGTCGTCTGCTGCGACGGCACGTGGAACACGCCCGACCAGCAGCAACAGGGTCAGCCCGCGCCGACGAACGTCGCGCGGATCCACCACGCGGTGGCGGACCTCGACACCCAGCCGCGGTACTACCACCCCGGCGTCGGCTCCGGGCCCGGGCTGCTCGACCACCTCGAAGGCGGACTGGTCGGCAAGGGCCTTTCGGAGAACATCAAGAGCGCCTACGGCTGGCTCGCGCGCACGTACCGGCCGGGCGACGCGATCCACCTCTTCGGGTTCAGCCGCGGCGCGTTCACCGTCCGCAGCCTGTCCGGCATGATCCGGCGCTGCGGCCTGCCGGCGGCGTTGCGGGACGCGGAGCCGAGCGCGTTCTGGGCCGAGGTCGACCGGCTCTTCACCGACGGCTACCGGCAAGGGGCCGGCGAGGCGGCCGAGCCGGTCCCGATCGAGTTCCTCGGCGTCTGGGACACCGTCGGCTCGCTCGGCATCCCGGACTGGCTCGGGCCGCTGAAGCTCGTCGAAGACCACGTCGGGCCCCTCCCCCGGTTCCACGACACGAAGCTCGGCGACCACGTCAGGCACGCCCGCCAGGCGCTCGCGATCGACGAGATGCGCGGCCCGTTCATGCCGACGCTGTGGTCCAACCTGGACGAGGTGGGCGGCGGCCGCACGGCCAGGCAGGTCTGGTTCCCCGGCGACCACTGCGACGTCGGCGGCGGCCACGACCGCACCGGCCTGTCCGACGCCGCGCTGCGGTGGATGATCGACGAGTGCCACGCGGCCGTCCCGGACCTGGTGTTCGACGAGGCGATGTGCGCGCAGATCAAGCCGGACGCCCAGGACGTGCTGCACAACTCGCTCCACAGCGTGTACACGGTCCTGTGCCCGGCGCCGCGGGCGTTCCCGTTCATCACGGCCGGTTCTCCCGACATCGCTCCTTCGGCGGTGGCCCGGCAGGCGAAGCCGCCGATCACCACGGGCCCCTACCGCGAAGGGCGCCTGCTCGCGGCCGGCGAGTCGGCGACCGTCGACGTCTACGCCGGGAAGCCGTGGAACTGGACGGGCCTCTACCTCCCGCCGGGCGAGTACGAGTTCGGCAGTGCGGGAACCTGGCTGGACGGGAACATCGCGCACCACCCGGACGGCACCGAGGCGGACCCGCGGCCGGACTTCCAGGACGTGCTGCACGCGCTGGCCACGTCGTCGGCGTGGTTCCAGACCCAGCTCGCGCGGTTGAACGACGCCCAGGCCCGCTCGTTCGGCGGCCGCCGCTGCGAAGACGCGCGGTGGCTGGCCCTGGTCGGCGCAGTGGCGGCCCCGAACCTCGACGCCCACGACGTGCAGCAGCCGTACGAGGCGTTCCTCGTCGGCGACGGGCTGGAGAAGTGGGTCAACGAGAAGCCGGGCTACTTCTACGCGTACGCCAACGACAGCTGGCTGGGCTACGCGGGCAACCGCGGCTCGGTACGGCTGACCGTCCGGCGGCTCGCCTGACGGTCACCGCCACGACGTCGCGGCGGCGAAGTCCTCGAACGACCGGGGCGGCCGGCCGAGGGCGCGCTCGACGCCGTCCGCGACGTCGGCACCCCGGCCGTCGCGCAGGTCCGCCAGCAAGCCCGTGAGCAGGCGGGCCACGTTTTCCGGGACGCCGTAAGCGATCTGACGCTCGACGAACGCCTCGGGCTCGACGTCGGCGTACTCGATCTTCCGCCCGGCGGCCCGGGCGATCACGCCCACCGCTTCCCCGAAGCTCACCGCGCGCGGGCCGGTCAGCTCGTAGACCTGGCCGTGATGCCGGTCGTCGGTCAGCGCGGACGCGGCGACCTCGGCGATGTCCTCGGCGTCGACGAACGGCGCGCGGCCCGCGCCGGCCGGCAGGGTCAGGACGCCGTCGCGGATTCCTCGTGCCCACGGGCCTTCGCTGAAGTTCTGCGCGAACCAGTTCGGGTGCAGGATGGTCCAGCCGACGCCGGAGCCGCGGACGGCCCGCTCGGCGGCGTGCAGCGGATGGCCCTCCTCGCCGGCGCGCGGAGCGGACAGCAGCACCAGCCGCCGCGCACCCGCCGCGACCGCCTCGGTCACCAGCCGCGGCAGGCGCGGCTCGGCTCGCAGGTCCGGTTCGACGAGGTAGACGGCGGTGACGCCGTCCAGTGCCCAGGTCGACGGGTCGCCGAGGTCGAAACCGGTGGTGCGGGCGGCGATCCGGGCGCCGTCGAGACGCCGGGCGACGCGGCGACCGGTCTTGCCGGTGCCGCCGAGGATCAGGATGTTCGACATGTCCTCATCCTGGGCGGCACCGGCAAGACGATCCATGGGAGATAGTCGACGATTCCTTTGTGATCGTCTAGGGTCGAGCCATGGACGTCCTGAGCGACCTGCTGCACCGGGCGCACGCCGCGGACGCGCTGGTCCGGCAGCTGATCCAGCGGCCGCCGTGGTCGCTGACCTTCGAGGACGGCCCGCCGCTCACCCTGGTCGCCACGCTCGGCGGGCACGCGTCGCTGCGCGTCGGCGACGCCGCACCCGTGCCGGTGGCCGCCGGCGACCTCGCCCTGATCCGCGCGCCCGGCTACACGATCGCCGACGACCCGGCCACCGCGCCACAGGTCGTGATCCGGGGCGGCCGGAAGTACCCGATCACCGCGGACGTCCGGCCCCGCGCGCCGCGGACCTACGGCGACGGCGCGCCCGGCGCCACGACGATGGTGCGGGGCGCGTACGAACTCCGCGGCGTCGTCGCCGGCCGCTTGCTGGACCTGCTGCCGCCGCTGGCCGTCGTGCCCGCCGGGCCGCGGACGCGGGCGGCGCTCGACCTGCTCGCCGCCGAGATCGCCCGCGACGAACCGGGCCAGGACGCCGTGCTCCGGCGCTTGCTGGACCTCGTGCTCGTGCTGGCCTTGCGGGCGTGGTGCGCGTCGGAAGCGCCCTCGCCGTGGTTCCGGGCGCTGGACGACGCCGAGGTCGGGGAAGCCCTGCGCCTGCTGCACGCCGAGCCCGCCCACCGGTGGACGGTCGCGGCGCTGGCCGCCCGGGCCGGGCTGTCGCGGGCCGCGTTCGCCGCGCGGTTCGCGCACCTCGTCGGCGAGCCGCCGCTGACGTACCTCACCGGCTGGCGGATGACGCTGGCCGCGGATCTGTTGCGCGACACCGAAGACACGGTCGCGGCGGTGGCCAAGGCGGTCGGCTACGAGGACCCGTTCGCCTTCAGCGTGGCGTTCAAGCGCAACCGCGGCGCCAGCCCATCGGACTGGCGCCGCGGCAGGGAACCCGCTACGTCGTGAGCGT of the Amycolatopsis sp. NBC_01488 genome contains:
- a CDS encoding ArsR/SmtB family transcription factor, producing the protein MVEPGNAVQRAIVGLTRELSDPVRLTALQLLAAEGPHTMVQLADALGVTAPRLGNHLARLRAAGLVTVEHTGRHALYRVGRDDLLPVLTALARHGGNDSVAPPRSPESTVDIAHTCYDHAAGRLGVAVFAMLVERGALRPPDGSAADLTLGGDVSAFHDFGVDPAAVDPGRRRLATACLDRTNRLPHLGGVLGHEVLAALLGDGLVRRGDGDRELALTPKGRRRLGALGLHPGSPAG
- a CDS encoding NmrA family NAD(P)-binding protein — translated: MSNILILGGTGKTGRRVARRLDGARIAARTTGFDLGDPSTWALDGVTAVYLVEPDLRAEPRLPRLVTEAVAAGARRLVLLSAPRAGEEGHPLHAAERAVRGSGVGWTILHPNWFAQNFSEGPWARGIRDGVLTLPAGAGRAPFVDAEDIAEVAASALTDDRHHGQVYELTGPRAVSFGEAVGVIARAAGRKIEYADVEPEAFVERQIAYGVPENVARLLTGLLADLRDGRGADVADGVERALGRPPRSFEDFAAATSWR
- a CDS encoding MFS transporter, yielding MRSLLWGRGVSALGDGLWFTIWALYFTRILGLSPVTVGAGMAVASAAGMVAAVPLGAFADRAGARTVLVAATLVRAAAMAAYLTVRGTWSFLAVTVVFTALATGGTAVRTALITGLVADPVRRMRVLAQQRVAQHVGYAVGAGLGALVLTADAPCAYTLAVAGNAASFLVLAGATLLVPAPAAVPSRRSGARVVLRDRPYLCVAGVTAVLSLCWAMLSAGLPLWLSGSTRLPLGLGGIVVVLSSVGIAVFQVPFARFGRTAARAARTAVVSGVVLAASCLLLATTSGGAGAGAVTVVVLAAVLHVVGELSYVAANWGLSMRLMREEAKGAYQGASEAATATVQMVGPGVFTLAIGGLGALGWVLVAGLFLVAVAPLPRLTRWAVRTREPALAR
- a CDS encoding AraC family transcriptional regulator; amino-acid sequence: MDVLSDLLHRAHAADALVRQLIQRPPWSLTFEDGPPLTLVATLGGHASLRVGDAAPVPVAAGDLALIRAPGYTIADDPATAPQVVIRGGRKYPITADVRPRAPRTYGDGAPGATTMVRGAYELRGVVAGRLLDLLPPLAVVPAGPRTRAALDLLAAEIARDEPGQDAVLRRLLDLVLVLALRAWCASEAPSPWFRALDDAEVGEALRLLHAEPAHRWTVAALAARAGLSRAAFAARFAHLVGEPPLTYLTGWRMTLAADLLRDTEDTVAAVAKAVGYEDPFAFSVAFKRNRGASPSDWRRGREPATS
- a CDS encoding DUF2235 domain-containing protein, with protein sequence MSEPKVTRRHLVVCCDGTWNTPDQQQQGQPAPTNVARIHHAVADLDTQPRYYHPGVGSGPGLLDHLEGGLVGKGLSENIKSAYGWLARTYRPGDAIHLFGFSRGAFTVRSLSGMIRRCGLPAALRDAEPSAFWAEVDRLFTDGYRQGAGEAAEPVPIEFLGVWDTVGSLGIPDWLGPLKLVEDHVGPLPRFHDTKLGDHVRHARQALAIDEMRGPFMPTLWSNLDEVGGGRTARQVWFPGDHCDVGGGHDRTGLSDAALRWMIDECHAAVPDLVFDEAMCAQIKPDAQDVLHNSLHSVYTVLCPAPRAFPFITAGSPDIAPSAVARQAKPPITTGPYREGRLLAAGESATVDVYAGKPWNWTGLYLPPGEYEFGSAGTWLDGNIAHHPDGTEADPRPDFQDVLHALATSSAWFQTQLARLNDAQARSFGGRRCEDARWLALVGAVAAPNLDAHDVQQPYEAFLVGDGLEKWVNEKPGYFYAYANDSWLGYAGNRGSVRLTVRRLA